One window from the genome of Rhodobacteraceae bacterium S2214 encodes:
- a CDS encoding 3-hydroxybutyrate dehydrogenase, whose translation MSLQGKTAVITGSNSGIGLGVARELAKQGANVVLNSFTDRDEDHALAAEIATNFGVEAKYVAADMSKGDDCRRLIVESGGCDILINNAGIQHVAPIEEFPAAKWDAIIAINMSSAFHTTAAALTGMREKGWGRVINIASAHGLTASPYKSAYVAAKHGIVGMTKVVALETAQEPITANAICPGYVLTPLVDAQIPETMKEYGMDRETVIKEVLLERQPSKEFATTEQLGGTAAFLCSDAAAQITGTTISVDGGWTAL comes from the coding sequence ATGTCCCTTCAAGGTAAAACTGCCGTCATCACAGGTTCAAATTCAGGCATCGGCCTTGGCGTCGCGCGCGAATTGGCGAAGCAGGGCGCGAATGTTGTTTTGAATTCATTTACCGATCGTGACGAAGATCATGCGCTTGCCGCCGAGATCGCCACGAATTTTGGCGTTGAGGCGAAATATGTCGCCGCTGATATGTCCAAAGGCGACGACTGCCGGAGGTTGATCGTCGAATCAGGTGGATGCGATATCCTGATCAACAATGCTGGTATTCAGCACGTGGCTCCGATTGAAGAATTTCCCGCAGCTAAGTGGGACGCGATCATTGCGATCAACATGTCCTCTGCGTTTCATACCACTGCCGCTGCCCTGACGGGTATGCGCGAAAAAGGTTGGGGGCGGGTGATCAATATCGCGTCCGCGCACGGTTTGACAGCGTCCCCGTATAAATCCGCATATGTCGCAGCGAAGCACGGGATCGTTGGCATGACCAAAGTGGTGGCCCTTGAGACTGCGCAGGAACCGATCACGGCAAATGCCATCTGTCCGGGCTACGTGCTGACGCCGCTGGTGGATGCGCAAATCCCTGAGACGATGAAGGAATACGGCATGGACCGCGAAACTGTCATCAAAGAGGTTCTGTTGGAACGTCAGCCATCCAAGGAATTCGCAACCACTGAACAGCTGGGCGGCACTGCCGCGTTCTTGTGCTCGGATGCTGCGGCACAGATCACCGGCACAACGATCAGCGTCGATGGCGGCTGGACGGCGCTGTAA
- a CDS encoding extracellular solute-binding protein, producing the protein MITEFFKPLSKIGAATALILTAGIGHAEPQHGIAMYGEPALPPDFVSLPYANPDAPTGGKIVTANVGSFDSLNPYILKGSVHWQMRYLIGESLMGRSLDEPFSLYGVLAETIETGPNREWVEFVLRPEAKFSDGSPVTVEDVIWSFETLGTVGHPRYHGFYGKIDTLEQTGERSVKFTFNTEDRELALLAGLRPILQKAQWEGVDFAESGVDILPITSGPYVIDDFDAGRFISLKRNPDYWGRDVVPFMNGVHNIDEVRLEFFGDETAAFEAFKVGEVNTNREFNVARWDTTYNFPSIESGDVVKSVLPHERPSGMTGFVMNTRRDQFKDWRVRDALIHAFNFEFINESMTGSAQPRITSYWSNSPLAMDEGPATGRVAEFLAPFADDLTPGTLEGYTLPASDGSERNRANIGAALAQFEAAGWTVQDGALKDADGNDFTFEILLQVGATEPQAIIDMYVEALSRVGITPTLATADSAQFKERTDAFDFDMTYYRRGVSLSPGNEQYSYYGMDSVDTVGGRNLMGVSSEAVDAMIGRLLTSESQDDFVAAVKALDRVLTAGRYVIPIYQWNISRIAHAKELHYPENLPIFGDWPGWQPDVWWYEE; encoded by the coding sequence ATGATAACAGAGTTTTTCAAGCCACTTTCCAAGATCGGCGCCGCAACGGCACTGATTCTTACTGCGGGAATCGGCCATGCCGAACCGCAGCATGGCATCGCTATGTATGGTGAACCTGCACTTCCACCAGATTTCGTGTCTCTGCCCTACGCAAACCCTGACGCGCCGACTGGCGGCAAAATCGTCACGGCCAACGTCGGTAGCTTCGACAGCCTTAACCCGTACATCCTGAAAGGCTCTGTTCATTGGCAGATGCGTTACTTGATCGGTGAAAGCCTGATGGGCCGTTCTTTGGACGAACCATTCTCCCTTTACGGCGTTCTGGCCGAAACGATCGAAACCGGACCGAATCGCGAATGGGTTGAATTTGTGCTGCGTCCGGAAGCCAAATTCTCTGACGGCAGCCCCGTGACCGTCGAAGATGTGATCTGGTCTTTCGAAACCCTCGGGACCGTTGGCCACCCGCGCTACCACGGCTTCTACGGCAAGATCGACACGCTTGAACAAACGGGTGAACGATCCGTGAAATTCACGTTCAACACCGAAGACCGTGAATTGGCACTGCTCGCAGGCCTGCGCCCGATTCTGCAAAAAGCCCAGTGGGAAGGCGTTGATTTCGCCGAATCCGGTGTCGACATCCTGCCGATCACATCCGGTCCTTACGTGATCGACGATTTTGATGCGGGTCGTTTTATCTCGTTGAAGCGGAATCCCGATTACTGGGGCCGCGACGTTGTTCCGTTTATGAACGGTGTCCACAACATCGACGAAGTCCGTCTTGAATTCTTTGGGGATGAAACAGCCGCTTTCGAGGCCTTCAAAGTCGGCGAAGTTAACACGAACCGCGAATTCAACGTCGCGCGTTGGGATACGACATACAACTTCCCGTCCATCGAATCCGGCGACGTTGTGAAATCTGTCCTCCCACATGAACGCCCATCAGGCATGACCGGCTTTGTGATGAACACACGCCGCGATCAGTTCAAAGATTGGCGTGTGCGTGATGCGTTGATCCATGCGTTCAACTTTGAATTCATCAATGAATCAATGACCGGCTCAGCACAGCCACGGATCACATCCTACTGGTCCAATTCGCCACTCGCGATGGACGAAGGTCCGGCAACGGGGCGCGTCGCCGAATTCCTCGCACCATTCGCGGATGATCTGACACCTGGCACATTGGAAGGCTACACCCTGCCCGCCTCAGACGGATCCGAACGGAACCGCGCAAACATTGGTGCAGCACTCGCACAGTTCGAAGCCGCTGGCTGGACCGTTCAAGACGGTGCGTTGAAGGATGCGGACGGGAACGACTTCACGTTTGAAATCCTGTTGCAGGTGGGTGCTACTGAACCGCAAGCGATCATCGACATGTATGTCGAAGCCCTATCGCGGGTTGGTATCACGCCAACATTAGCCACGGCTGACAGCGCCCAGTTCAAAGAACGCACAGACGCCTTTGATTTCGACATGACGTACTACCGTCGTGGCGTGTCCCTGTCGCCGGGCAACGAACAGTACAGCTACTACGGGATGGATTCCGTCGATACTGTCGGTGGTCGCAACCTGATGGGCGTGAGTTCCGAAGCGGTGGATGCGATGATTGGGCGTTTGCTGACATCGGAAAGCCAAGACGACTTTGTCGCGGCTGTAAAGGCACTGGACCGCGTTCTGACCGCTGGCCGCTACGTGATCCCGATCTATCAGTGGAACATCAGCCGTATCGCGCATGCCAAAGAACTGCATTACCCTGAAAACTTGCCGATCTTCGGAGATTGGCCCGGTTGGCAGCCTGACGTTTGGTGGTATGAAGAATAA